Below is a window of Flavobacterium sp. CFS9 DNA.
TGCAGTAAAAGCCCGGTTACGATAGCAAATAAAAAGAACAATGCGGTGAAACCCGAAAGGTAATATCCGGCCGGATACGGAATTTGTGCGAGGAAATGCAAGCGGTATAAAAATTCTCCTAAAGAATAAGAGTCCTCGTAGGTAAAGGTTTTGAAGGTTTTGGTATCGAGATAGAAGAAGGATCCTTCTTGTTGTTTTTTAGGCGCCAAAGTATCTTTTGTACCTTCCATATAAACAGCCACTCTTCGTTCTGTACTTGGTTTCGAAATGGTAATGTTTCTTCCGTGTAAGACATATTCTTTGTCCAGTTTTTGTAAGGCTGAATTGTAGTTGAGCTGGATTTCTTTGGTTAAAGCAGTAGATTCATTTCTTTCCCAATTAATAATTTCATCTCTGAAGAAAGAAAAGGATCCTGCGAAAAAAATCACAAAAAGCACTACGCTGATCACAATTCCGCTAACGGTGTGGGTATGAAAATAGATGTTGTAGTTACGATTGTTCATGGATTATTTTGCTATTGGATTGTAGGTTTGACCAAGGTAAATTATAAGCGAAAAAACTAAAGTAAGAAGAATGTAGATTCCCCATATTTTCCATCCGCTTTTGGCCAGAAAAGCAACAACCATCAGGGCTACCCAGAGGATGAATCCGCTAAAAGCCATGGTCATCAAGATATCGGCACGGCTGAACCAGGCTGCTAAGGCCAAATGAAAGGTGACTGAAACAAAATAGCCGCCTAAGATAGCAGCTGTAATTTTGGCAAATCTTTGCCATTTGGATTGGGTTAAATATTTTGGATTGGCCGGCATATTTTAATTAGAAATAAATTAGTAGTAATAAAATTCCAGGAGAGCTGCGAGGATAAAAATACCGAGAATCGCAAAACGGCTTATTTTTTTTAAAGGAGCTAGAATGATAATCAGACTTCCAATGGTCATGAGCTGAATAAAGAACATTAGGGTTCCGCAGCACAAAGATTGTGTAAACAGCCAAAGTGCGTAAGCCAGTAAAAGAAGTCCCAGCCCCAAAAGTTTGGTTGGTTTAGGATTGCTTTTCATCCATTTCTCAAAGCCTAAATCATACGATAATGTGGCTCTTTTTGAGGTATAGTACAATGTATAAAAAGCTAAAAAGACAATAAGGCTTGCAATTGTGATCATGATTGACGAAATTTAAAAAACACCTCTCTTTACGGGAAAGGTGTTTTTTTTGATTTTTATTAGAATTTATAAGCGAAACTTGCCGCTACACTTCTCATGTTTCTGGGATGAATCGTAGACCATCCGTCATAAGTATCTGCATTTGCAATGTTATCCATCTTTAAGGTTAAAGTGAATTTCTCCGCAGCATAGAAAATAGAAGAGTTTAGTACGGTATACTCAGGAATCGTAAAGGCTCCGGTCGTTTTTCTGTTCATGATTTTGTTATCGCCTACATAATTTCCTCCAAAGCCTAATCCGAAACCTTGTAGTGGTCCTTCAGGGAATTTGTAGCTGGCCCAAAGATTTGCCAGGTTTCTTGCTCCTGCACTTTCCGGTCTGAAGTTTACAAATTCAGGATCACCCGCTGTAAGTACCGCATCATTATAGCTGTAACCAAACACAATGTTTAAACCGGCAACCGGGTTAGAAACGATTTCAGCTTCGAAACCTTTGTTTCTCTGACCTCCGTTTTGGTAAGAAGTAGAGTTTGTAGCATCTGTTCTGATGCTGTAAACCTGATCGGTAACTTTGATATCATAGTAGCTGAAAGTTGCGTAAAGTTTGTCTTTGAAAAGGTTCAGTTTGGTACCCACTTCAAATTGGTTCGCATGTTCCGGGTTGTAAATTCTTGGAGTTCTTACGCCGGCATTTAGGTCTTCACCAGGAGCAACGTTGGAAAATCCATCCATATAATTGGCAAAAACAGAAACCTTATCCAAGATTGGCTGATACACTAATCCGAATTTAGGAGAAAAAGCAGTTTGATTGTATCCTCCGTTGTCGGCATTCATAAAACGGTCTACACGTACACTTGCCATGGCAGACAATGCAGGCGTAAAGTTGATTACGTCAGAAACATAAACACTGTAAACTTCCTGTTTGGTTTGGTTATTGTTGGTCTTTGCTTTTGCCAAAAGATCATCAGTTGCTGCTTTTGATAAATTCCCGTTATCACCGGTTGTGATGTATTTAGTAGGGTCGGTAATTTTGAAAATATTTTCGTTTACGATTTGTAAACTTGCGTTACCAATATAAATGCTTCCATTAGCGATATATCCTGTTCCGTTGTCTGTTGAAGAGTTGTTGAAGTAATCGAAACCGGCAACAATTCGGTTTCTTAGTTTGCCAATTTTGAAATTACCGATAAAATTTTGTTGAATATCAGTCGTTAGTGTGGTAGAATTTTGATAATTTATAAAACGGCCTAACACAATGCCTTCGGTGACTTTTGGATAACTTTTAGTTCCTTCGTACAAATAAGAATAGTAACCTTCTGATCTTGATGATCCTCTTGAAATAACAGTCTGAGAAGTCCATTCGCTATTAAATTTGTAAATCATCTGTCCTTGCAGATTGTAAGATGGTGTTTCTATAGCAAGCTGGTTGCTGGTGTAAGAACGTTTGTTGTCATAACCTAGTTCTTTCATATTGTGAACTCTTAAAGGAGCACCTCTGTCCAAAAATAACATGGTTGGATTGGTCGCTTTATTGTTCATGAATTCAGTATTGATGAAGAACGAAAGTTTATCGTTTACTTCATAAGAAAGAGAAGGGGCAAAAAAGAATGATTTTTTAAATCCTGCATCCTGAAAACTATTTTCATTGTGATAAGCAGAATTGATACGTAGGTTTACTTTGTGCTCGTCGTCTAATGGGGTGTTGACATCGGCAGTAATTCTGTTTAATCCGTAACTTGCAGTGGTGTAGCTTATCTCGCCTCCGAAATGATCGTAAGGCCTTTTTGTTGTGATGTTGATTAATCCTCCGTAAGAAATAAGGCTGCTTCCAAACAAGGTTCCGGATGGTCCTTTGATGACTTCGATTCTG
It encodes the following:
- a CDS encoding TonB-dependent receptor, translated to MKTKYTKTFLAFLFALLATPTMWAQQRASIKGQITLSNNQPADNVTILLKGTKLGTNTDSRGFYEIKNIKPGNYVIKVSAVGHSSKEKSVSLNGGDEIIEDFTISSNSEQLDEIVINGHGKKNPLARKENQQVSRLPLKNLENPQVYSTITGELLKEQVVTNIDDALKNAPGLTTLWASTGRGGDGAGYFSLRGFAVQPTMINGLPGLTNGSLDPANIDRIEVIKGPSGTLFGSSLISYGGLINITTKRPYDHFGGEISYTTASYGLNRITADVNTPLDDEHKVNLRINSAYHNENSFQDAGFKKSFFFAPSLSYEVNDKLSFFINTEFMNNKATNPTMLFLDRGAPLRVHNMKELGYDNKRSYTSNQLAIETPSYNLQGQMIYKFNSEWTSQTVISRGSSRSEGYYSYLYEGTKSYPKVTEGIVLGRFINYQNSTTLTTDIQQNFIGNFKIGKLRNRIVAGFDYFNNSSTDNGTGYIANGSIYIGNASLQIVNENIFKITDPTKYITTGDNGNLSKAATDDLLAKAKTNNNQTKQEVYSVYVSDVINFTPALSAMASVRVDRFMNADNGGYNQTAFSPKFGLVYQPILDKVSVFANYMDGFSNVAPGEDLNAGVRTPRIYNPEHANQFEVGTKLNLFKDKLYATFSYYDIKVTDQVYSIRTDATNSTSYQNGGQRNKGFEAEIVSNPVAGLNIVFGYSYNDAVLTAGDPEFVNFRPESAGARNLANLWASYKFPEGPLQGFGLGFGGNYVGDNKIMNRKTTGAFTIPEYTVLNSSIFYAAEKFTLTLKMDNIANADTYDGWSTIHPRNMRSVAASFAYKF